The following proteins are encoded in a genomic region of Candidatus Deferrimicrobiaceae bacterium:
- the uvrC gene encoding excinuclease ABC subunit UvrC, whose translation MGPLSGWKTFPRRPGVYLMADARGKVLYVGKAKDLRARLHNYASGGGDGRPQIPHLLGRIASVRCIVTSSEKEALLLENSLIKEHRPPFNIFLRDDKEYLLLRIDRKEEFPRPELVRRVAKDGAMYFGPFSSARGIRETLRILYRFFPLCSCSRKKFASRTRPCLNYQMGRCAGACAGFVSREEYLAVVDNAARFLRGDYRDLLKIWKAEMTGLAKEMKFEEAGKLRDRIALVKNTLVRQRVVRTVPGDVDAVGWFREGDEGTAALLHIREGRLSDVHTYHFRVAGEEGDAISSFLLQHYAEGVYFPGEILLPSGIPDPKLVAGLLSERAGNPVAVRIPGKGERARLVELANRNAAEAHRMRKEKEADYERLSERLAALCRLPKPPVRIEGFDISNIGGAHPSGSMVTFVGGKGVKKWYRKFAVRGVAGPDDFAMMEEVVRRRFGHDEDFGGMPDLALIDGGKGQLASALAAMAVAGHGSLPVISLAKERARGGRTVSHERIFLPGRKNPVVLPPNDPVLLLLMRIRDEAHRFALSYHRARRAKAFTGGGASTETPR comes from the coding sequence ATGGGTCCTCTCTCCGGGTGGAAAACGTTCCCGCGCAGGCCGGGGGTCTACCTGATGGCGGACGCCCGGGGGAAGGTCCTGTACGTCGGGAAGGCCAAGGACCTGCGGGCACGCCTTCACAATTACGCATCGGGTGGCGGGGACGGCCGCCCGCAGATTCCCCACCTGCTCGGCCGGATCGCGTCCGTCCGGTGCATCGTGACCTCCTCGGAAAAGGAGGCCCTTCTCCTCGAGAACTCGCTGATCAAGGAGCACCGACCGCCGTTCAACATCTTCCTGCGGGACGATAAGGAGTACCTCCTCCTGCGGATCGACAGGAAAGAGGAGTTTCCGCGGCCCGAACTGGTCCGGCGGGTGGCAAAGGACGGGGCGATGTACTTCGGCCCGTTCTCCTCCGCCCGCGGCATCCGGGAAACGCTCAGGATCCTCTACCGGTTTTTCCCCCTGTGCTCCTGCTCCCGGAAAAAATTCGCCTCCCGAACGAGGCCGTGCCTCAACTACCAGATGGGGAGATGCGCCGGGGCATGCGCCGGGTTCGTCTCCCGGGAAGAGTACCTGGCCGTCGTCGACAACGCCGCGCGGTTTCTCCGGGGGGATTACCGGGATCTCCTGAAGATCTGGAAAGCGGAGATGACCGGGCTCGCGAAGGAAATGAAGTTCGAGGAGGCGGGGAAGCTGCGCGACCGGATCGCCCTCGTAAAGAATACCCTCGTCCGGCAGCGGGTTGTCCGAACGGTCCCGGGGGACGTGGACGCGGTCGGATGGTTCCGGGAGGGGGACGAGGGTACGGCGGCCCTTCTCCACATCCGGGAGGGTAGGCTCTCGGACGTCCATACCTATCATTTCCGGGTGGCGGGAGAGGAGGGCGACGCGATTTCCTCCTTTCTGCTCCAGCACTACGCCGAGGGCGTCTATTTCCCGGGGGAGATCCTGCTGCCCTCCGGGATTCCGGATCCGAAGCTGGTGGCCGGTCTTCTCTCGGAACGCGCCGGCAACCCGGTCGCCGTCCGGATTCCCGGAAAAGGGGAGAGGGCGCGCCTCGTGGAACTCGCGAACCGGAACGCGGCGGAGGCTCACCGGATGCGGAAGGAGAAGGAGGCGGACTACGAGAGGCTTTCGGAAAGGCTCGCCGCCCTTTGCCGGCTCCCCAAACCCCCGGTGCGGATCGAGGGGTTCGACATCTCGAACATCGGGGGAGCGCATCCTTCCGGCTCGATGGTGACCTTCGTCGGAGGGAAGGGGGTGAAGAAGTGGTACCGGAAGTTCGCGGTGCGCGGGGTCGCAGGTCCGGACGACTTCGCGATGATGGAGGAGGTGGTTCGGAGGCGCTTCGGGCACGACGAGGATTTCGGGGGAATGCCGGACCTGGCGCTGATCGACGGCGGGAAGGGGCAGCTTGCCTCCGCCCTCGCCGCGATGGCCGTCGCCGGGCACGGATCCTTGCCGGTCATCTCGCTCGCCAAGGAGCGCGCCCGGGGCGGACGGACGGTATCCCACGAGAGGATCTTCCTTCCCGGGCGGAAGAACCCGGTGGTCCTCCCCCCGAACGACCCGGTCCTCCTTCTCTTGATGCGGATCCGGGACGAGGCCCACCGGTTCGCCCTCTCCTACCACCGCGCGCGACGGGCGAAGGCATTCACCGGCGGGGGAGCGTCGACGGAAACACCCCGGTAA
- the hisS gene encoding histidine--tRNA ligase, whose product MRDILPPASARWAALETAFRECATRFGYAEIRTPVLEKTELFSRSVGETSDIVEKEMYTFLDRSGESLTLRPEGTAPVVRALLAQRAALGEWPVRLFYMGPMFRHERPQKGRLRQFHQFGAELYGTDSPFADAEILIFLNRFLNEVGLSGVSLEVNSLGDPECRPGYHRNLSAFLSSREDQLCDDCRRRRAQNPLRVLDCKSEGCIRATAGAPSVLESLCDPCRSHFESVEEALRDSGIPFTRNPRMVRGLDYYSRTTFEFVIPGMGAQNTVAAGGRYDGLAAMVGGRERISAIGFAIGVERLLMLLGEEETRRPVPDVFLVTSGSRFLPEAFRWKRDLIGKGIPTEMDYEGKRVKSQFRRADKSGARIVVVFGESEAERGAVIFRDMTAGVQEELPKEEAIRRLLRSRDNKED is encoded by the coding sequence ATGAGGGACATCCTTCCCCCGGCATCCGCCAGGTGGGCCGCACTGGAGACGGCATTTCGCGAGTGCGCGACCCGGTTCGGGTACGCCGAGATCCGGACGCCCGTCCTCGAGAAGACCGAGCTCTTCTCCCGCTCGGTCGGGGAAACCTCCGATATCGTCGAAAAGGAGATGTACACCTTCCTGGACCGCTCCGGGGAGAGCCTCACGTTGCGACCGGAGGGGACGGCGCCCGTCGTCCGGGCGCTTCTCGCCCAGCGGGCCGCCCTGGGGGAGTGGCCTGTCCGACTGTTCTATATGGGCCCGATGTTCCGCCACGAAAGGCCCCAGAAGGGACGTCTTCGCCAGTTCCACCAGTTCGGCGCGGAACTGTACGGCACCGATTCGCCGTTTGCGGACGCGGAGATCCTGATCTTCCTGAACAGGTTTCTGAACGAGGTGGGGCTTTCGGGGGTCTCCCTCGAGGTCAACTCGCTGGGGGATCCGGAATGCCGCCCCGGATACCACCGGAACCTGTCTGCCTTCCTGTCCTCCCGGGAGGACCAGTTGTGCGACGACTGCCGCCGGCGGCGCGCACAGAACCCCCTCCGCGTGCTGGACTGCAAGTCCGAAGGGTGCATTCGGGCCACCGCCGGCGCCCCGTCCGTGCTCGAGTCTCTCTGCGACCCCTGCCGTTCGCACTTCGAGTCGGTGGAGGAGGCGCTGCGTGATTCGGGCATCCCCTTCACCCGGAACCCGCGCATGGTCCGCGGCCTGGACTACTATAGCCGGACCACGTTCGAGTTCGTCATTCCCGGCATGGGCGCGCAGAACACGGTTGCCGCGGGGGGCCGCTACGACGGGCTGGCGGCGATGGTGGGGGGGCGGGAGAGGATCTCCGCGATCGGGTTCGCCATCGGGGTCGAACGCCTCCTGATGCTCCTCGGGGAGGAGGAAACCCGGCGCCCCGTCCCGGACGTGTTCCTGGTCACCTCCGGGAGCCGGTTCCTTCCCGAAGCGTTCCGCTGGAAGAGGGATCTGATCGGCAAGGGGATTCCGACGGAGATGGACTACGAGGGGAAAAGGGTCAAGAGCCAGTTTCGTCGTGCGGACAAGTCCGGGGCCCGCATCGTCGTGGTGTTCGGTGAGTCGGAGGCCGAGCGCGGGGCGGTCATCTTTCGGGACATGACGGCGGGGGTGCAGGAGGAACTTCCGAAGGAGGAAGCGATCCGGCGGTTGTTGCGAAGCCGGGACAACAAGGAGGATTGA
- a CDS encoding GGDEF domain-containing protein gives MAKQRVLILSPDPKKVESALRDKSLAGIHFTVHSDWDKGVSALSKENFSVIVARKFRKTQTAESFVQDVLSLAPKTPLVLVLPKKGGPSVLGGLRGGASEIIFEENLERELRPTLEKYLFLGHGLLRKISLDELFDYCFPVITTTDMDLLGQTVIEMFKEALGGAFGVLFSEREGRGSGFSILASAGFPDDSMAGVFLLRFGTGIAKFSLPTPAVFPAERVGGLTPDDEKTLGENRTFFALRFDLSSGPTLYLVVALRGVPGGEVLNSTLLNFFYRQVRFALLNADRGAQTQNLIYIDDLTKLYNSRYLNVVLDRELKRSERYRNFFSVLFMDLDFFKRVNDAHGHLVGTRVLVESGSVLRSCVRETDTVVRYGGDEFVVLLVETKAEEAILVAERMRKMIEEKAFGSEMGLSIHLTISIGIAAFPEHATTKQHLLNLADQAMYRGKDSTRNVVYLSDAQKVP, from the coding sequence ATGGCGAAGCAACGGGTCCTGATCCTCTCCCCCGATCCGAAGAAAGTCGAAAGCGCGTTGCGGGACAAATCCCTGGCCGGGATTCACTTCACCGTACACTCCGATTGGGACAAGGGCGTTTCCGCGCTCTCCAAGGAAAATTTCTCGGTCATCGTCGCCCGGAAATTCCGGAAGACGCAGACTGCGGAGTCGTTCGTCCAGGACGTCCTGTCGCTCGCCCCGAAGACCCCCCTCGTCCTGGTCCTCCCGAAGAAAGGGGGGCCTTCCGTCCTCGGAGGGCTGCGGGGGGGTGCATCCGAGATTATCTTCGAGGAAAACCTGGAACGGGAGCTGCGCCCGACCCTGGAAAAATACCTGTTTCTCGGGCACGGTCTCCTTCGGAAAATATCCCTCGACGAACTGTTCGACTACTGTTTTCCCGTGATCACGACGACCGATATGGATTTGCTCGGCCAGACGGTGATCGAGATGTTCAAAGAGGCGCTCGGGGGGGCTTTCGGGGTCCTGTTTTCCGAGCGGGAGGGGAGGGGTTCCGGCTTCTCGATCCTCGCGTCGGCGGGCTTCCCCGACGATTCGATGGCAGGCGTATTTCTCCTGCGGTTCGGCACGGGAATCGCCAAATTCTCCTTGCCCACACCGGCCGTGTTTCCCGCGGAGCGCGTGGGGGGACTAACCCCGGACGACGAGAAGACGCTCGGGGAGAACCGGACCTTTTTCGCCCTCCGGTTCGACCTTTCGTCCGGCCCGACCCTCTACCTGGTTGTTGCCTTGCGGGGCGTTCCCGGTGGGGAGGTGCTCAACAGTACGCTCCTCAACTTCTTCTACCGCCAGGTCCGGTTCGCGCTCCTCAACGCAGACCGCGGGGCACAGACGCAGAACCTGATCTATATCGACGATCTCACGAAACTGTACAACAGCCGGTACCTCAACGTGGTGCTGGACCGGGAGCTGAAGAGGTCGGAGCGCTACCGCAATTTCTTCTCGGTCCTGTTCATGGACCTGGACTTCTTCAAGCGCGTCAACGACGCGCACGGGCACCTCGTCGGCACGAGAGTGCTGGTGGAGTCCGGCTCCGTGCTCCGCTCCTGCGTTCGCGAGACGGATACCGTGGTCCGGTACGGAGGCGACGAGTTCGTGGTGCTCCTCGTGGAGACGAAAGCCGAGGAGGCGATCCTGGTCGCGGAACGGATGCGGAAGATGATCGAGGAGAAGGCGTTCGGCAGCGAGATGGGGCTGTCGATCCACCTGACGATCTCCATCGGGATCGCGGCCTTTCCCGAACACGCCACAACGAAGCAGCACCTGCTGAACCTTGCCGACCAGGCGATGTACCGAGGGAAGGACTCTACCCGGAACGTGGTGTATCTCTCCGACGCGCAAAAAGTCCCATGA
- a CDS encoding ComEC/Rec2 family competence protein: MDHPFRNLGTVLLLCLPLLFGFFLGLSAGPCLAAVTAGFLVFCLLLLSFRCSPLAVAFSVAALCGVLSAGRLPLLDPEDIRPFLGTEVVLRGNVHQVRPTDAGWSGVVEEAEVSLPDGSGSIRAERLLLSVRNPDAAVSLPAEVRATGRLHAIRSFGNPGEIPREWNALALRVQYRFSADASRAVFLPMKEGVGGAPGIFHRSRTRTERWLAVHAGDSDGALFLRALTTGESPQPSHPMVRLLQRTGLAHLLAISGVNVAIFFSIHALLVRSALWAFRRRHGTPDLNRSSALLSLPVCWGYALMAGSPVSAIRSAGMLTVVVLLRHLLGVRGAGAAWTFLFLSTIACSPTLIFSPSFLLSYGASFFLIVAFAGKRRNGTRVPHLFGKAAGWARNAVVGAAMAFFGTLPVSAAFFEGFPAGAILWNVLFAPLLGTVGVAGALLGAVGGVFSIDLLGGPVRIAARFVGGALALLARVSGSGAWWYPLPPSGIAAPVVCTGAAAYCSLWLRSRGREPWPAVAAAGAAFLVWIHVPYAALPDHRLTVAALNVGKGAAHLVSFPGGGHMLVDCGSGLRGDVGENVVLPYLRKRGIRRIDVLVLTHPHEDHYGGAAAVLSSLPVGEIWIPEGVPPASFGEAVGEDVDRVRWKSRGDRYASGGAEAIVRGAEMPDDPRKINERSLLLEIRYKSFSVWLPGDVERGPSAWGEKPFDKKKETRVVFLPHHGSSRAQPEAWMRAASPAAVVSQNSDCLRKWNLVPCVQSFFLENGAVTMRSDGESMFIEQEKRTRIWKIMLRLSPEG, translated from the coding sequence ATGGATCATCCGTTCCGGAACCTGGGAACCGTCCTGCTCCTTTGCCTCCCCCTCCTGTTCGGATTCTTCCTCGGTCTGTCCGCGGGACCGTGCTTAGCCGCCGTCACCGCGGGGTTCCTCGTTTTCTGCCTTCTTCTTCTTTCCTTCCGCTGTTCCCCCCTGGCCGTCGCGTTCTCGGTAGCGGCCCTTTGCGGCGTTCTTTCCGCCGGCCGCCTTCCGCTTCTTGACCCGGAGGATATCCGGCCGTTTCTCGGGACGGAGGTCGTCCTTCGCGGGAACGTGCACCAGGTCCGTCCTACCGACGCGGGATGGAGCGGGGTCGTGGAGGAGGCCGAGGTTTCCTTGCCCGACGGGTCCGGTTCGATCCGGGCGGAGAGATTGCTCCTCTCGGTACGGAACCCGGACGCCGCCGTATCCTTACCGGCCGAAGTCCGGGCGACAGGGCGCCTTCACGCGATACGGAGCTTTGGGAATCCCGGGGAGATTCCAAGGGAATGGAACGCGCTCGCGCTTCGCGTCCAGTACCGGTTTTCGGCGGATGCCTCCCGTGCCGTCTTCCTTCCCATGAAAGAAGGAGTCGGGGGGGCCCCGGGCATATTCCACCGCTCCCGGACGCGGACGGAGCGGTGGCTTGCCGTTCACGCCGGCGATTCCGACGGCGCCCTGTTTCTCCGCGCATTGACCACGGGGGAGAGTCCGCAGCCGTCCCATCCCATGGTGCGCCTCCTGCAGCGGACGGGCCTCGCCCACCTGCTCGCGATATCCGGGGTGAACGTGGCCATCTTCTTCTCCATCCACGCGCTCCTGGTGCGGAGCGCCCTCTGGGCATTCCGGCGGCGGCACGGGACTCCGGACCTGAACCGGTCTTCCGCCCTTCTGTCCCTGCCCGTCTGCTGGGGGTATGCGCTGATGGCCGGATCGCCGGTTTCCGCGATCCGTTCCGCGGGGATGCTTACCGTGGTCGTGCTGCTCCGACATCTTCTGGGAGTCCGCGGGGCGGGCGCGGCGTGGACCTTCCTCTTCCTGTCCACGATCGCATGTTCGCCTACGCTGATTTTTTCCCCTTCGTTTCTCCTCTCCTACGGCGCCTCCTTTTTCCTGATCGTCGCGTTCGCGGGGAAGCGTCGGAACGGCACGCGCGTTCCGCATCTTTTCGGGAAAGCGGCCGGGTGGGCGAGAAACGCCGTCGTCGGGGCCGCGATGGCGTTTTTCGGGACACTGCCGGTGTCCGCGGCATTCTTCGAGGGATTTCCGGCGGGTGCGATCCTGTGGAACGTCCTGTTTGCGCCCCTGCTCGGGACCGTCGGAGTGGCCGGGGCGCTGCTCGGGGCGGTGGGGGGGGTCTTCTCGATCGATCTCCTCGGGGGGCCCGTCCGCATCGCCGCCCGGTTCGTAGGAGGCGCTCTCGCGCTCCTTGCGCGGGTTTCCGGGAGCGGGGCCTGGTGGTACCCTCTCCCGCCTTCCGGGATCGCCGCCCCGGTTGTCTGCACCGGGGCGGCCGCCTATTGCTCCCTCTGGCTTCGGAGCCGGGGAAGGGAGCCGTGGCCCGCCGTGGCGGCCGCCGGTGCCGCATTCCTGGTGTGGATCCACGTCCCGTACGCCGCGCTGCCCGACCATCGCCTGACGGTAGCCGCGTTGAATGTCGGGAAAGGGGCGGCCCACCTGGTTTCCTTCCCGGGAGGTGGGCATATGCTTGTCGATTGCGGAAGCGGCCTGCGCGGCGACGTCGGAGAGAACGTCGTCCTCCCCTATCTCCGAAAACGGGGAATCCGCCGGATCGACGTGCTCGTCCTCACCCACCCCCACGAGGACCATTACGGCGGGGCGGCAGCGGTATTGTCGTCGCTGCCCGTGGGGGAGATCTGGATCCCCGAAGGGGTTCCTCCCGCCTCCTTCGGGGAAGCGGTGGGGGAAGACGTCGACAGGGTCCGGTGGAAATCCCGGGGGGACCGGTATGCGTCGGGCGGGGCGGAAGCGATCGTTCGCGGGGCGGAAATGCCTGACGATCCTCGCAAAATCAACGAACGGAGCCTGCTCCTCGAGATTCGTTACAAATCCTTCTCCGTGTGGCTTCCCGGCGACGTGGAGCGGGGTCCCTCCGCGTGGGGAGAAAAACCTTTCGATAAGAAAAAGGAAACACGGGTCGTCTTCCTGCCGCATCACGGTTCGTCCAGGGCGCAGCCGGAAGCATGGATGCGGGCCGCTTCCCCCGCCGCTGTCGTGTCGCAGAATAGCGATTGTCTCCGAAAATGGAATCTGGTACCCTGCGTCCAATCTTTCTTTTTGGAAAATGGGGCTGTTACAATGAGGTCGGACGGCGAATCGATGTTCATCGAACAGGAAAAACGAACCCGCATATGGAAAATCATGCTGCGCCTGTCCCCGGAAGGGTAA